A region from the Haloarcula limicola genome encodes:
- a CDS encoding DUF7559 family protein codes for MPATLEVVCTDDDCTLDMFELHYTYDMPEDVGVADFSCPYCGGTDCLEAVEL; via the coding sequence ATGCCAGCCACCCTGGAGGTCGTCTGCACCGACGACGACTGTACGCTCGATATGTTCGAGCTACACTACACGTACGACATGCCCGAGGACGTCGGCGTCGCCGACTTCTCCTGTCCGTACTGCGGCGGCACCGACTGTCTGGAGGCCGTCGAGCTATGA
- a CDS encoding ABC transporter ATP-binding protein — protein MTDEHGGFEGVRENVDGHPMVNLVSYATPYWVRLLVGILAAFLTRFARLVPPIVVAAAIDRVVLNSGEPGLLSAAGLLPTTAIAGEAAKLAFLRRLVVIAALAYLLRSVTRFVSRYLLQSSAQKIQRDLRNDTYDHLQHLSMDFFTNHQTGGMMSILNSDINRLESFLNTEFRQLIRVVATVGGIAAVLYWHSPTLALIALAPVPIIGIASGYFLSWIEPRYRSIRRTVSRLNTRLENNLSGAPVIKAFDRYEFENERVTAQSQTYHDEKVAALRIRRAFFAGLRLLTGVVFVAILYVAGRDFVTSPDGAAALQTGTFALFFLYLRRLYSPMRRVGKSANKYQLAKSSAERVFGLLGREPTITDSADPYAPDDVDGSVSFEDVTFGYEADRPVLRDVSLDVPAGATVGLAGPTGAGKSTLLKLVPRFHDVDSGAVRVDGVDVREYGLQALREEVAVVEQQPYLFSGTVAENVAYGDRDVLDGEREGSEAARERVLEAARAAQADEFIAALPEGYDTQIGERGVKLSGGQRQRVAIARALLNDPEVIIFDEATSDVDTETEERIQASIERLVEDRTAFVIAHRLSTIQDADRIVVMDDGEVVERGSHDDLLASEGDYADLWRAQADEGPLEADD, from the coding sequence ATGACCGACGAGCACGGCGGGTTCGAGGGGGTACGTGAGAACGTCGACGGCCACCCGATGGTGAACCTCGTCTCCTATGCGACGCCGTACTGGGTCCGTCTCCTCGTCGGGATCCTCGCGGCCTTCCTGACACGCTTCGCGCGACTCGTCCCGCCCATCGTCGTCGCCGCCGCCATCGACCGTGTCGTCCTCAACAGCGGCGAGCCGGGGCTGCTCTCGGCCGCGGGACTGCTCCCGACGACCGCCATCGCCGGCGAGGCGGCGAAACTCGCCTTCCTCCGCCGACTGGTCGTCATCGCCGCTCTCGCGTACCTGCTCCGCTCGGTGACCCGGTTCGTCTCGCGCTACCTGCTCCAGTCGAGCGCGCAGAAGATACAGCGCGACCTCCGGAACGACACCTACGACCACCTCCAGCACCTCTCGATGGACTTCTTCACGAACCACCAGACCGGCGGGATGATGTCCATCCTCAACAGCGACATCAACCGGCTGGAGTCGTTTCTCAACACCGAGTTCCGCCAGTTGATCCGCGTGGTCGCCACCGTCGGCGGCATCGCCGCCGTCCTGTACTGGCACTCGCCGACGCTGGCGCTCATCGCGCTCGCACCGGTCCCGATAATCGGGATCGCCAGCGGCTACTTCCTCTCGTGGATAGAGCCCCGTTACCGCTCGATCCGACGAACCGTCTCGCGGCTCAACACCCGGCTGGAGAACAACCTGAGCGGCGCACCGGTCATCAAGGCCTTCGACCGCTACGAGTTCGAGAACGAGCGCGTGACGGCCCAGAGCCAGACCTACCACGACGAGAAGGTGGCGGCGCTCCGCATCCGTCGGGCCTTCTTCGCCGGGTTGCGGCTCCTGACCGGGGTCGTCTTCGTCGCGATCCTCTACGTCGCCGGGCGGGACTTCGTCACCAGCCCCGACGGCGCGGCGGCGCTGCAGACGGGGACGTTCGCGCTCTTCTTCCTCTACCTGCGCCGCCTCTACTCGCCGATGCGCCGGGTCGGGAAGTCCGCGAACAAGTACCAGCTCGCCAAGTCCAGCGCCGAGCGCGTCTTCGGCCTGCTGGGACGGGAGCCGACGATCACCGATTCGGCGGACCCGTACGCGCCCGACGACGTGGACGGGTCGGTCTCCTTCGAGGACGTGACCTTCGGATACGAGGCGGACCGCCCGGTCCTGCGGGACGTCTCGCTGGACGTGCCCGCCGGGGCCACGGTGGGACTCGCCGGACCGACCGGCGCGGGGAAGTCCACGCTGCTGAAACTCGTCCCAAGATTCCACGACGTCGACTCGGGCGCGGTTCGCGTGGACGGCGTCGACGTCCGCGAGTACGGATTACAGGCGCTCCGAGAGGAGGTCGCCGTCGTCGAGCAACAGCCCTACCTCTTCTCGGGGACCGTCGCCGAGAACGTGGCCTACGGCGACCGGGATGTGCTCGACGGGGAACGCGAGGGGAGCGAGGCGGCCCGCGAACGGGTCCTCGAGGCCGCCCGCGCCGCACAGGCCGACGAGTTCATCGCGGCGCTGCCCGAGGGCTACGACACGCAGATCGGCGAACGCGGCGTCAAGCTCTCGGGCGGGCAGCGCCAGCGCGTCGCCATCGCCCGAGCGTTGCTGAACGACCCCGAGGTGATCATCTTCGACGAGGCGACCAGCGACGTGGACACGGAGACCGAAGAGCGCATCCAGGCGAGCATCGAGCGCCTGGTCGAGGACCGAACGGCCTTCGTCATCGCCCATCGCCTGTCGACGATCCAAGACGCCGACCGCATCGTCGTCATGGACGACGGCGAGGTCGTCGAGCGCGGGAGCCACGACGACCTGCTCGCATCGGAGGGCGACTACGCCGACCTCTGGCGGGCCCAGGCCGACGAGGGGCCGCTCGAAGCGGACGACTAG
- a CDS encoding NAD(P)/FAD-dependent oxidoreductase, protein MRVAVAGGGAVGLVAAGDLADRGVDVTLYERDELGSGATGRAAGICYDAFAGKLDAAVADRALARYREWGLLEPCPYVWAARERGDETAIRGQVEEMRAHGRAVERISPAELGDRYPTLRTEGIEAAGIATAAGVLDPDAVVTRLVERARARGVTVEMTAPVSLAEPTTVETSSGKRDFDAVVAAAGPATKPLVADAGVSLALKAYRTQALVTDPFEGALPSFYDATAEFYWRPHGDALLVGGGAHAADPADWDAEADPAFVESILEDVRAATTLDPTADRAWAGLCTATPDRDPLVGRVADGLWVATGWQGHGLMRAPAMGEFVAERVCGTSPRIDAALSDRFDPTRFDGDEQFDPLGDPTADW, encoded by the coding sequence ATGCGCGTCGCCGTCGCCGGGGGAGGCGCGGTCGGACTCGTCGCCGCCGGCGACCTCGCGGACCGAGGCGTCGATGTGACGCTCTACGAACGCGACGAACTGGGCAGCGGCGCGACCGGTCGAGCCGCGGGCATCTGCTACGACGCCTTCGCCGGGAAACTGGACGCCGCAGTCGCCGACCGCGCGCTCGCCCGGTATCGCGAGTGGGGACTGCTGGAGCCGTGTCCATACGTCTGGGCGGCCCGCGAGCGCGGCGACGAGACGGCCATCCGGGGGCAGGTCGAAGAGATGCGGGCGCACGGCAGAGCGGTCGAGCGAATTTCCCCGGCGGAACTCGGCGATCGGTATCCGACGTTGCGAACCGAGGGCATCGAGGCGGCCGGCATCGCCACCGCCGCCGGAGTGCTCGACCCCGACGCCGTCGTTACCCGACTGGTCGAGCGCGCGAGAGCGCGCGGCGTCACGGTCGAGATGACCGCGCCCGTCTCGTTAGCCGAACCCACCACCGTCGAGACATCGTCCGGTAAGCGGGACTTCGACGCCGTCGTCGCGGCCGCCGGGCCGGCGACGAAACCGCTGGTCGCCGACGCGGGCGTCTCGCTCGCGCTGAAAGCCTACCGGACGCAGGCGCTCGTCACCGACCCCTTCGAGGGGGCGCTGCCCTCGTTCTACGACGCGACCGCGGAGTTCTACTGGCGGCCGCACGGTGACGCCCTGCTCGTCGGCGGCGGGGCGCACGCGGCCGACCCGGCCGACTGGGATGCCGAGGCTGACCCGGCGTTCGTCGAATCCATCCTCGAAGACGTGCGAGCGGCGACGACGCTCGATCCGACTGCCGACCGGGCGTGGGCGGGCCTGTGTACGGCGACGCCGGACCGCGACCCGCTGGTCGGCCGCGTCGCCGACGGCCTCTGGGTGGCGACCGGCTGGCAGGGCCACGGGCTGATGCGGGCACCGGCGATGGGGGAGTTCGTCGCCGAGCGAGTCTGCGGAACGTCACCCCGGATAGACGCGGCGCTCTCCGACCGCTTCGATCCGACGCGCTTCGACGGCGACGAGCAGTTCGACCCGCTCGGCGACCCGACCGCCGACTGGTGA
- a CDS encoding glycoside hydrolase family 18 protein — MNKTLSRRGFLGLLGVTTAAGALGWATGWLRGPSDGANASPEPKTMVGIYPSWSRYERGYLPGDVPLDRITHLQYAYLTITEDGSVDYADRYGDTRNLTAFRERKRAHPDTKMLLSVGGFFASEYYSNAALDGTRRARFARTAVAFLREYDFDGLDLDWQYPSGGNPNAFTREGDVSRFTLLLSEVRRQLDAAGGEDDKEYELSISASINPQFTENLDVGEFADLVDRVNVMAYDYAGPWDELTGFTAPLYNPFPDSVPDNPFYVANAMTTWKRQPIDSSKLSLGFAAYGRAFSGVSAQNQGFDQPFEGTPPGTYPGEGEGAYDYWDIEANFTPEEGYESHWHGDAAAPFRYSAVDGVFLTYDDERSVAEKARYVADEGFGGMTMWDFNGDRDRVLLDSATSALAE, encoded by the coding sequence ATGAATAAGACACTCTCTCGAAGGGGCTTCTTGGGGTTGCTCGGGGTGACGACTGCGGCGGGGGCGCTCGGTTGGGCGACCGGGTGGCTCCGCGGGCCGTCCGACGGCGCGAACGCGTCGCCCGAACCCAAGACGATGGTCGGTATCTACCCGTCGTGGTCCCGCTACGAGCGCGGATATCTACCGGGCGACGTCCCGCTCGACCGGATCACCCACCTGCAGTACGCCTACCTGACGATCACCGAAGACGGAAGCGTCGACTACGCCGACCGCTACGGCGACACGCGGAACCTGACGGCGTTTCGAGAGCGAAAGCGGGCCCATCCCGACACGAAGATGCTCCTCTCTGTCGGCGGGTTCTTCGCTTCGGAGTACTACTCGAACGCGGCGCTCGACGGGACGCGACGCGCCCGCTTCGCCCGCACCGCCGTCGCATTCCTCCGGGAGTACGACTTCGACGGGCTGGACCTCGACTGGCAGTACCCGAGCGGCGGGAACCCGAACGCCTTCACCCGAGAGGGCGATGTGAGCCGCTTTACGCTCCTCCTGTCGGAGGTGCGCCGGCAGCTCGACGCCGCCGGCGGCGAGGACGACAAGGAGTACGAGCTCAGCATCTCGGCGTCTATCAACCCCCAGTTCACCGAGAACTTGGACGTCGGCGAGTTCGCGGACCTCGTCGACCGGGTCAACGTGATGGCCTACGACTACGCCGGCCCGTGGGACGAACTGACCGGGTTCACCGCGCCGCTCTACAACCCGTTTCCGGACTCAGTGCCGGACAATCCGTTCTACGTCGCCAACGCCATGACTACCTGGAAGCGACAGCCCATCGACTCGAGCAAGCTGAGCCTCGGATTCGCCGCCTACGGTCGCGCGTTCAGCGGCGTCAGTGCCCAAAACCAGGGGTTCGACCAGCCGTTCGAGGGGACGCCGCCGGGAACCTATCCCGGGGAAGGTGAGGGGGCCTACGACTACTGGGACATCGAAGCGAACTTCACCCCCGAAGAGGGCTACGAGTCCCACTGGCACGGCGACGCGGCCGCGCCGTTCCGCTACTCGGCGGTCGACGGCGTGTTCCTCACCTACGACGACGAGCGCTCCGTCGCCGAGAAGGCCCGCTACGTGGCCGACGAGGGGTTCGGCGGAATGACTATGTGGGACTTCAACGGCGACAGGGACCGGGTGCTTCTGGACAGCGCCACCAGTGCGCTGGCCGAGTGA
- a CDS encoding Hsp20 family protein — protein MIRDVGESVSNKIFENLGRAAGRVQEKKPLPADLLESDDAYLVVFDAPGATASDLQVRYVEDRVEVRVDRFRDFHEGFEMRYPGRGLALDGSVTLPADAAVDAAEASATLKDNGTLQVRIPKVAGTDAGEEIDVESTVGDAADADEPDAETEEYDVSDYDAETDDFEERDPDADDTER, from the coding sequence ATGATCCGGGACGTCGGCGAGTCGGTCAGCAACAAGATCTTCGAGAACCTCGGTCGGGCGGCGGGTCGCGTCCAGGAGAAGAAACCGCTGCCGGCGGACCTCTTGGAGTCCGACGACGCCTACCTCGTCGTCTTCGACGCGCCCGGGGCGACCGCCAGCGACCTGCAGGTCCGCTACGTCGAGGACCGCGTCGAGGTCCGCGTGGACCGCTTCCGGGACTTCCACGAGGGCTTCGAGATGCGCTATCCCGGCCGCGGCCTGGCGCTCGACGGCTCCGTGACGCTGCCGGCGGACGCCGCGGTCGACGCCGCCGAAGCGTCGGCGACGCTCAAGGACAACGGCACGCTACAGGTCCGCATCCCCAAGGTCGCGGGGACCGATGCGGGCGAGGAGATCGACGTGGAATCGACCGTCGGCGACGCCGCCGACGCGGACGAACCGGACGCGGAGACCGAGGAGTACGACGTCTCCGACTACGATGCGGAGACCGACGACTTCGAGGAACGCGACCCCGACGCCGACGACACCGAACGGTAG